AAGTACACTATGAGTTATGAGCTAGCTGTACTAGTCTAACAATAGCTGTAATAGGAATAGCAATGATAGGAATAGCTACAGGACTCTAATACCTTACTACAGTTCTCTCTTAGCCTTTTCATCTATTAAGAATAGGGCTTTCATGGAACTCTTTTTAAGGAGTACTACTACTACTATGAAGTTTCTTGTATTAACTACCCCTTTATGGTAAGGTAAACCTTACCCCCTCTCTTTAAGGAGTGAGGGCTGTTGCCACTCTGATCTCACCACCGATTAGTCATATGGAGCCTTCGAAAAGCTTGTGTTAAGCAAACAGCCATGTCACAAGATTTTCGAGCAGAACCATATACCTAGTTTAATTGTATGGAGCTGACTGTCCTAAGCACCAAACACACCCAAAGTTTGTAGCAAGGAAACAGGAAGGTTCCTCCTTCCCCTACCTATGAAAAGGGCTACATGAATCCTATAGCATCTTTGGATAACCATTGCCTTCTTGTCTTATAGCATTAATACCAGATACCACTAGGGAAGATGTACAAGCTATCCCTGGCACCGTTCCTGCAATAGCAGGTGAGTGAGGCGCTGTAAGGTTCAATGGTCAATTACGCAATTATGCTTCTTCGACCTATAGGCAGTTGAAGCTgtataaaaattaatgtattCTTAAGATTACCTATTCCCactaaaatttcaataaatccTCCCATTAAAACCAAACCCTATTGGTCCATGATAAATCAAAGCGCAtccacaaacccaaaaacacTTTGAAGGAGTGGGCTATATAgggtcaaaaaataaaaataaaaataataggcCTTGGTACTAAATCTCTATGGATACGTTGATTTGGTTGGaaaatttcatgttttaatttaatttttgttttgggccTTGTTTTaaggagttaaaaaaaaaaaaaaaaaaaacacctttcTACCATTTTTAGTCTCAAGAAAATCTAAATCttaaaaatgatagaaatatttcaaaattatttaaaatgtcCATCCTAATAATATTCTCAAAACCCTCAAATTAACATCATTGAAAcctttaaaattaacaaaatattgtaagttgaaacctaaaaaacacaaaaaataattcaaaaatccctaaaataatcaaaatatccTTCTAAATTGATAGAAATAAACAATGAGAGAATTTGTAGAGTCCAATAGTTTAGACTTCACAACAAGACAGTCTTGAAAGGAAAGGAGTAGGCAGATAATAATGGTAGGCGGGcttattgtttttgaaaaagaaaaaacattttaatttgtttataattctATATCCTACGAGCCTTTGAAAGTGTAAAACTAAAAagtcctctctttttctttctttccttcttcaaaATACTCTACCATTTAGCCCTATAAATATTGTTTTCGATGGCTGCAATTTCAAAAGAAATCATAAAACTTTTtctataattaaatttatctcaAATTGCTACAAAAGTTTTTGCGATACAATTGCATAAATTTATGTCATATGGCTCTCAACAAATCTCATAATGTAAGGCATACCGAGTTACTAACATATTTGCACACTAACATAGACAAACATATCTATTTCACGTAATGAAGATagaaataaaacaattaaattttgataaattcatgttaaaaagttttgcattttgatttaaatCTCACTCATGACCCTTGTGCATTAATGTGTTAATCACTTAGTCTATCCATTTATCCATTCTGTTTTAAAAGACTTTATAAGACTGTAATTTTTCCAGGTATTAAAGAGAGATGTGAATTTAacctaaaattattcttaagCATGTTGACAACTTGATATTTGCTGAAAAtaattgcaaatttgcaactaTTGGATCCACTCAAGCAATGatatttctagaaattttaatcaattttaagtGAAGATGTGGCAATGTTCAATTTGGGTGCATTCATAAATGcatttacattatttttattggttgaTTTTTAAGAATCGGTAGACCGGGTCACATACCTATGACCATTacattcattttgttttgtataaTGGATGAAGTGGTGCTAATCATTTATCACATTCAATTTATGGTTTTCAAGTAGCTTTTCGTAATGACAACTCTTATAAGTTATTTTTAGTGTATGACAATTGACAAAGTCAATGCTTAATAGTTGCATATTTCTCTAATATGATTTCTCATTTTCGTGCTAAATGTTGCACAACGTACACATACATGTGCACTAAAAATAAACCATCCCCGACAACACAATACCTCAAAGCACCCACAATTGTGTCCACCCATGGCTAAGAATTCACACTCTCCACTGCCAATATGAACCACAGCAAAACCAACTCAAACTGCTAGCACCATATAAACCACTAAGCTAAATTGCAAACCAAATGAAATAAGCCATCTACACCGAGGAATTGGTTAGTAGGTTATttacaacaactaataagttgtACCATggttaaatttaaattatggtACAACTATATATTAGGTTATAAATAGAGCACTTGCATTTCATACTTGCAATCAgtacttgtttgtttgtttaagctctagtttgtgtttttgattCCTAGTTTTAGCTCCCCCCTCtttgtatccaaaaaaaaagagagaaaaggttCTAGCTTATTTTCTTCTGACTCAATGGCAATACATATTGTTCGTCTACCTCTCTTTTTAACTCTATTGATCATTTCATGTGTCAATGTTCAATCTTACAAGCCCAATGTCACAGTTGCCATTGATGGCAGTGGCAACTTCAACACCATTAACGAAGCCATATCAAAGATTCCAATAGGCCGTAACAGTCCATATGTTATTTTAATCAAACAAGGGACATATAATGAAGCGGTTTACATAGCTCAAAACATGTCTAACTTAGTTTTAATTGGAGAAGGCATGGAGAAGACTATTGTTCAATTTAACAAAACTGCAAAACAAGGTTATGGAACTTCAGGATCAGCTACAGTAGGTAAGGTTTTATTCTCATATTAgtcgtaatttttttttattatttaactttgcaTGTAATGTTGTAAATATCTATTAACACATGTTGttgttttttgagaataacacatgttgttgttgttgtttatttatttttttaacacatactgattatttcatttatatttcttcatttagatattaGCGCCAATGATGTGTTTGTTAAAGGTATTAGATTTGTGAACAATGCTGGACCTGATGGTGGCCAAGCTGTGGCTTTGAGAGTAGCCGGTGACCGAATTGCAATTTACCAATGCTCCATACAAGGATACCAAGATACGTTACTGACAGCATATGGTATTCATTTCTTCCGAGAATGTGAAGTTTATGGCACAGTAGATTTCATATTTGGGAATTCACGAGTTGTCTTACAGAATTGTGACATTTACGTGAGGAAGCGTACGGAAGGCACTGTGAATATGATCACAGCTCAAGGTCGAGGACAAGTGGAAGATACAGGAATAGTATTACACAATTGTTCCATTAAGGCTGACAAAGATCTTCAACCTTACCCACAAATCAAAACATTTCTAGGCAGGCCGTGGTATAGTTATTCACAAACCATTGTCATGGAATGTTTTCGAGACAAATTGGTTGACCCTGAAGGATGGCTTCCGAACAATGACAAGAAAAGCTTATCCACTTTGCATCACGTGGAGTATGCTAATTGGGGCCCAGGAGCCAATACAACAGGAAGAGTTAAATGGCCCGGGTATCATATTGCCAAAAATTCTGAAGAGATTAAACATTTTActgttgaaaattttattaatggtACCCAATGGCTGCCAAGTGTGGGAGTTCCTTTTGTTGGTggttttataaattaaatattgtatgcattgaaaaggaaaatatcaattaaagaaattatatatatatatatatatatatatatatatacacacatatatatataaagaatttgGTCCTTCCTGACTCGTTGGAACACTTTGACTCCATGCagattttatttcattatttttcaatCCTTGACTTCTATTGTTTTTATCCTGATGGATATATTACTTTGTGAACTAACCAAATGTCATCTATTGCGTGGAGAGTTgactaaaaaatatatgaataaatattaattttttttaaaaataaactaaaattttttataaggttAATGGGAAATAATAAACACCTAAACAAGCactaacaaaaaattgtttattaattttttaagtagaaagcattcatatatatatatatatatatataaagtcaaaattttgagaaaatccaATGAAATCCAAGattgaagtctaattttgtgtcttttgtcgaatcaatttcttaatttttgtgcaAGTACTTATCGTGCATTGCAACAATTGagaattttgttattttcatattaaatgTGACACCACTTTCAATACAAaatacttcttaaaaaaaaaagaaggattcTATAGCATATTGagcttttagttttaattttttaaatttattttcattgaataaatatgaaaacaattttttgaaggaaattgTAGTACCGAATGTTGTTGCAATAATGTATTGCTTCAAATGATTCTTTGGCAATAAGATATTGTTTCAACagttttgttgcaataaatacGAAGtacaattaattgaaaaaacctattgcaataaaatttttcattgcaAAAAGTTattgttttaaagtttttttattgcaataagTTATTATTGCAAAGGGATTCATGGTAATAacatgtttctaaaattatattgGTGGAAAATAGGGTTTTACCTATTGCAACAACATATTTAAGGCAATAAAGGAGTTTTGCATAttgcaaaaatatattttaatgtgATATCAATAATTATTAGTTACGGTTagtaattgtttttctttattggGGGGAATGTGTGTCTGTGATTTAATCCAGTAGATAATTGGTTAATCCATGAGTGACCATATGTTGCATATTGTGGTATGAGCTCATTAGTCTCATCAATTTTCTAAGTCCAGTGAGAGGGGAAGTTATTGTGTACTCCCTTTCACATGAAGAGTGGGTCCCACACATAGGTCCACGCTAATGTAAGGTTATAAATAGAGCATTTCCTCTTTGTACTTGTAATCCTTCTTTGTatccaaacacaagaaaaaaaaagttctagtttattttcttctaaccacctttttattttattttatggaaatACATATTTTTGTCCTAGCTTTCATTTTAACTCTATTCTTTTCATGTGTCAAAGTTCACTCTTATAAGCCCAATGTTAAAATTGTCATTTGAAAACTCggatttgtgctaaaacacaagagcttatTCAGACCTCCAATTAAAAATTtcggctagattgcttttactctgccttaaactaagtgcagaataAGAGTATATAAGCGCAATAAACCGATAGTACTACCCTAAGCTATATTCAtccatcatcaacaataaaatgaaagcttaaagagtagagaagagatatgcaaacacaagataacaccaagacgtgttatcgaaaaAGAAATCGAggaacttggcgaaaaacctctccgtgaTCCTCCAAatcgaaatcgatccactagagaataaagttggagtacatgaataacaaaagaccctccaaatctagtctaccccatgtactagagccctccaagctcctactgcCAACAGA
This genomic stretch from Quercus lobata isolate SW786 chromosome 3, ValleyOak3.0 Primary Assembly, whole genome shotgun sequence harbors:
- the LOC115980506 gene encoding pectinesterase-like, whose translation is MAIHIVRLPLFLTLLIISCVNVQSYKPNVTVAIDGSGNFNTINEAISKIPIGRNSPYVILIKQGTYNEAVYIAQNMSNLVLIGEGMEKTIVQFNKTAKQGYGTSGSATVDISANDVFVKGIRFVNNAGPDGGQAVALRVAGDRIAIYQCSIQGYQDTLLTAYGIHFFRECEVYGTVDFIFGNSRVVLQNCDIYVRKRTEGTVNMITAQGRGQVEDTGIVLHNCSIKADKDLQPYPQIKTFLGRPWYSYSQTIVMECFRDKLVDPEGWLPNNDKKSLSTLHHVEYANWGPGANTTGRVKWPGYHIAKNSEEIKHFTVENFINGTQWLPSVGVPFVGGFIN